A window from Citrobacter amalonaticus encodes these proteins:
- the rapA gene encoding RNA polymerase-associated protein RapA, with the protein MPFTLGQRWISDTESELGLGTVVAMDARTVTLLFPSTGENRLYARSDSPVTRVMFNPGDTITSHEGWQLQIDEVKEENGLLAYIGTRLDTEEAGVTLREVLLDSKLAFSKPQDRLFAGQIDRMDRFALRYRARKFQSEQYRMPWSGLRGQRTSLIPHQLNIAHDVGRRHAPRVLLADEVGLGKTIEAGMILHQQLLSGAAERVLIIVPETLQHQWLVEMLRRFNLRFALFDDERYAEAQHDAFNPFETEQLVICSLDFARRNKQRLEHLCDAEWDLLVVDEAHHLVWSEEAPSREYVAIEQLAERVPGVLLLTATPEQLGMESHFARLRLLDPNRFHDFAQFVEEQKNYRPVADAVAMLLAGNKLSNEELNMLGELIGEQDIEPLLQTANSDRDGAQNARQELVSMLMDRHGTSRVLFRNTRNGVKGFPKRELHTIKLPLPTQYQTAIKVSGIMGARKNAEDRARDMLYPEQIYQEFEGDTGTWWNFDPRVEWLMGYLTSHRSQKVLVICAKAATALQLEQVLREREGIRAAVFHEGMSIIERDRAAAWFGEEDSGAQVLLCSEIGSEGRNFQFASNLVMFDLPFNPDLLEQRIGRLDRIGQAHDIQIHVPYLEKTAQSVLVRWYHEGLDAFEHTCPTGRAIYDTVYSNLINYLAAPEETDGFEDLIKSCREQHEALKAQLEQGRDRLLEIHSNGGEKAQQLAESIEEQDDDTSLIAFAMNLFDIVGINQDDRGENLIVLTPSDHMLVPDFPGLPEDGCTITFERDVALSREDAQFITWEHPLIRNGLDLILSGDTGSSTISLLKNKALPVGTLLLELVYVVEAQAPKQLQLNRFLPPTPVRMLLDKNGNNLAAQVEFETFNRQLSAVNRHTGSKLVNAVQQDVHAILQLGEAQVEKSARALIDAARNEADEKLSAELSRLEALRAVNPNIRDDELAAIESNRQQVLESLNQAGWRLDALRLIVVTHQ; encoded by the coding sequence ATTACCAGCCATGAAGGCTGGCAGCTGCAAATCGATGAAGTAAAAGAAGAAAATGGTTTGCTTGCCTACATTGGTACCCGTCTTGATACCGAAGAAGCCGGCGTCACGCTGCGTGAAGTCCTGCTCGACAGCAAACTGGCGTTCAGCAAACCGCAGGATCGCCTGTTTGCTGGTCAGATTGACCGCATGGATCGGTTTGCGCTGCGCTACCGCGCACGTAAATTTCAAAGTGAACAGTACCGCATGCCATGGAGCGGTCTGCGCGGCCAGCGCACCAGCCTGATCCCTCATCAGCTCAACATCGCCCACGATGTGGGTCGCCGTCATGCGCCGCGCGTACTGCTGGCAGATGAAGTGGGTCTGGGCAAAACCATTGAAGCCGGGATGATCCTGCATCAACAACTGCTTTCTGGCGCGGCAGAACGCGTGCTGATTATTGTGCCAGAAACCTTGCAGCATCAGTGGCTGGTCGAAATGCTGCGCCGTTTCAATCTGCGTTTCGCCCTGTTTGACGACGAACGCTACGCCGAAGCGCAGCACGATGCGTTTAACCCGTTCGAAACCGAACAACTGGTGATCTGTTCTCTGGACTTCGCCCGCCGTAACAAGCAGCGTCTGGAACACCTGTGCGATGCCGAGTGGGATCTGCTGGTTGTCGATGAAGCCCACCACCTCGTCTGGAGCGAAGAGGCGCCGAGCCGTGAATATGTGGCGATAGAACAACTGGCGGAACGCGTGCCAGGCGTACTGTTGCTGACCGCCACCCCGGAACAACTGGGTATGGAAAGCCACTTTGCGCGTCTGCGCCTGCTGGATCCCAACCGTTTCCACGATTTCGCACAGTTTGTTGAAGAGCAGAAAAATTATCGCCCGGTTGCCGACGCCGTCGCTATGCTGCTGGCCGGTAACAAGCTCAGCAATGAAGAGCTCAACATGCTGGGCGAACTGATTGGCGAGCAGGATATTGAACCGCTGCTGCAAACGGCAAACAGCGACCGCGACGGTGCGCAGAACGCACGTCAGGAGCTGGTTTCCATGCTGATGGACCGCCACGGCACCAGCCGCGTGCTGTTCCGTAACACCCGTAACGGCGTAAAAGGCTTCCCGAAACGCGAACTGCACACCATTAAGCTGCCGCTGCCGACGCAGTATCAGACTGCCATTAAAGTGTCCGGCATCATGGGTGCCCGCAAAAACGCCGAAGACAGAGCGCGCGATATGCTCTATCCGGAACAGATTTATCAGGAATTTGAAGGGGATACCGGCACCTGGTGGAACTTCGACCCACGCGTTGAGTGGCTGATGGGCTACCTGACCAGCCATCGCTCACAGAAAGTGCTGGTGATCTGTGCGAAGGCGGCAACCGCTCTGCAGCTGGAGCAAGTGCTGCGCGAGCGCGAAGGTATCCGCGCGGCGGTCTTCCACGAAGGGATGTCGATTATCGAACGTGACCGCGCCGCCGCCTGGTTCGGCGAAGAGGACAGCGGTGCACAGGTGCTGCTGTGTTCAGAAATTGGCTCGGAAGGTCGTAACTTCCAGTTTGCCAGCAACCTGGTGATGTTCGACCTGCCATTTAACCCGGACCTGCTGGAACAACGTATTGGTCGTCTCGACCGCATCGGCCAGGCGCACGATATCCAAATCCATGTCCCGTATTTAGAGAAAACCGCCCAGTCGGTGCTGGTTCGCTGGTATCACGAAGGTCTGGATGCGTTCGAACATACCTGCCCGACCGGTCGTGCTATTTATGATACGGTTTACAGCAACCTGATTAACTACCTGGCGGCGCCCGAAGAGACCGATGGCTTTGAGGATCTGATCAAAAGCTGTCGCGAACAACACGAAGCGCTGAAAGCGCAGCTGGAACAGGGTCGCGACCGTCTGCTGGAGATCCACTCCAACGGCGGCGAAAAAGCGCAGCAACTGGCCGAAAGTATTGAAGAGCAGGACGACGACACCAGCCTTATCGCCTTTGCCATGAACCTGTTTGATATCGTGGGGATTAACCAGGACGATCGTGGTGAAAACCTGATTGTACTGACCCCATCCGATCACATGCTGGTGCCGGACTTCCCGGGGCTGCCAGAAGACGGTTGTACCATTACCTTTGAACGTGACGTGGCGCTGTCGCGTGAAGACGCGCAGTTTATTACCTGGGAACATCCGCTGATCCGTAACGGGCTGGATCTGATCCTCTCTGGTGATACCGGTAGCAGTACCATTTCCTTGTTGAAGAATAAGGCGCTGCCGGTCGGTACGCTGCTTCTGGAGCTGGTATACGTTGTGGAAGCCCAGGCACCGAAGCAGTTGCAGCTTAACCGCTTCCTGCCGCCGACGCCGGTGCGCATGCTGCTGGATAAAAACGGCAACAACCTCGCGGCGCAGGTGGAGTTTGAAACCTTCAACCGCCAGTTGAGTGCCGTAAACCGCCACACCGGCAGCAAACTGGTTAATGCGGTGCAGCAGGATGTTCATGCGATTCTGCAACTGGGTGAAGCGCAGGTTGAGAAGTCCGCCCGCGCCCTGATTGACGCGGCGCGTAATGAAGCGGATGAAAAACTGTCTGCAGAACTGTCGCGCCTGGAAGCGCTGCGCGCCGTCAACCCGAACATTCGTGATGATGAACTCGCGGCCATTGAAAGCAACCGTCAACAGGTGCTGGAAAGCCTGAATCAGGCAGGATGGCGTCTGGATGCGCTTCGTCTTATCGTCGTCACGCATCAGTAA
- the djlA gene encoding co-chaperone DjlA, which translates to MQYWGKIIGVAVALLMGGGFWGVVLGLLVGHMFDKARSRKMAWFANQRERQALFFATTFEVMGHLTKSKGRVTEADIHVANVLMDRMNLHGESRSAAQNAFRIGKSDNYPLREKMRQFRSVCFGRFDLIRMFLEIQIQAAFADGSLHPNEREVLYVIAEELGISRTQFDQFLRMMQGGAQFGGGYQQQSGGGGWQQAQRGPTLEDACNVLGVKSTDDATTIKRAYRKQMSEHHPDKLVAKGLPPEMMEMAKQKAQEIQKAYELIKEQKGFK; encoded by the coding sequence ATGCAGTACTGGGGAAAAATAATTGGTGTGGCCGTGGCTCTGCTCATGGGCGGCGGCTTTTGGGGCGTGGTGCTGGGGCTGTTGGTTGGCCACATGTTCGACAAAGCCCGCAGCCGCAAAATGGCGTGGTTTGCCAACCAGCGTGAGCGTCAGGCGCTGTTTTTTGCCACCACCTTTGAGGTGATGGGGCACTTAACCAAATCGAAAGGACGGGTTACCGAAGCCGATATCCATGTCGCCAATGTGCTGATGGACAGGATGAATTTGCACGGTGAATCGCGATCGGCTGCGCAAAATGCGTTTCGTATCGGAAAATCAGATAATTACCCGTTACGTGAAAAAATGCGCCAGTTTCGTAGCGTCTGTTTTGGTCGCTTCGATCTTATTCGTATGTTTCTTGAAATTCAGATTCAGGCGGCGTTTGCCGATGGTTCACTGCATCCCAACGAGCGTGAAGTGCTGTATGTGATTGCCGAAGAGTTGGGCATTTCCCGCACTCAGTTCGATCAGTTCCTGCGCATGATGCAAGGGGGAGCCCAGTTTGGCGGTGGTTATCAGCAGCAGTCCGGCGGCGGTGGCTGGCAGCAGGCGCAACGCGGCCCGACGCTGGAGGACGCCTGCAACGTCCTCGGGGTTAAATCTACTGACGATGCGACTACCATTAAACGTGCTTACCGTAAGCAGATGAGCGAGCACCATCCGGATAAGCTGGTGGCGAAAGGTCTGCCGCCGGAAATGATGGAAATGGCGAAGCAAAAAGCGCAGGAAATTCAGAAGGCTTACGAGCTGATCAAAGAGCAGAAAGGCTTTAAATAA
- the rluA gene encoding bifunctional tRNA pseudouridine(32) synthase/23S rRNA pseudouridine(746) synthase RluA: MAMENYNPPQDPWLVILYQDEHIMVVNKPSGLLSVPGRLEEHKDSVMTRIQRDYPQAESVHRLDMATSGVIVVALTKAAERELKRQFREREPKKQYVARVWGHPAPAEGLVDLPLICDWPNRPKQKVCYETGKAAQTEYEVVEFAEDNTARVVLKPITGRSHQLRVHMLALGHPILGDRFYAPPEALAMAPRLQLHAEMLTITHPAYGNSMTFKAPADF, from the coding sequence ATGGCGATGGAAAACTACAATCCGCCGCAGGATCCCTGGCTGGTGATCCTGTATCAGGATGAGCACATTATGGTGGTCAACAAGCCAAGCGGCCTGTTATCCGTGCCGGGGCGTCTTGAGGAACACAAAGACAGCGTGATGACGCGTATCCAACGCGACTATCCACAGGCTGAATCTGTGCATCGTCTGGATATGGCAACCAGCGGCGTAATTGTAGTGGCCCTCACCAAGGCGGCAGAGCGAGAGCTGAAGCGTCAGTTTCGCGAGCGCGAGCCGAAAAAACAGTATGTGGCGCGGGTATGGGGACATCCTGCGCCCGCAGAGGGACTGGTGGATTTACCGCTCATCTGCGACTGGCCGAATCGTCCGAAACAGAAAGTGTGTTATGAAACCGGCAAAGCAGCGCAGACCGAATATGAAGTGGTGGAGTTTGCGGAAGATAACACCGCGCGAGTAGTGTTGAAGCCCATCACCGGACGTTCACACCAACTGCGCGTACATATGCTGGCGTTAGGCCACCCCATTCTCGGCGACCGTTTTTATGCCCCGCCTGAGGCGCTGGCGATGGCCCCCCGACTGCAACTGCATGCCGAGATGCTGACCATCACCCATCCCGCATACGGCAATAGCATGACGTTTAAAGCGCCAGCGGATTTTTAA